A single window of Candidatus Flexicrinis affinis DNA harbors:
- a CDS encoding tryptophan-rich sensory protein yields the protein MSGIRAGQLVNILALAAVVAFNFISQSLPLNGQTSAEIANRYSNMLYFPANYAFSIWGVIYTFLIIFGVYQALPSQRDNPAVQRIGYLFAASSVFNIAWLTCFHYNQFALSMVMMLLLLGTLLAIYIRLGIGVSEVSRVTKIAIHVPFSIYIGWITAATIANAGYLLVDAGWDGFGISSEVWAVIMLTVTGIVAAGMVWLRRDIAYGLVIVWAVSAIAVRHGAISSVAVAAVAVAGLTAVLVVLVALRMFGGGSSPAVAGSARA from the coding sequence ATTCTCGCGTTGGCGGCCGTTGTCGCTTTCAACTTCATCTCTCAGTCGCTGCCGCTGAACGGCCAGACCAGCGCTGAGATCGCGAACCGCTACTCGAACATGCTGTACTTCCCAGCCAACTATGCGTTCAGCATCTGGGGAGTCATCTACACGTTCCTCATCATCTTCGGCGTCTATCAAGCGCTTCCCAGTCAACGTGATAACCCGGCCGTTCAGCGTATCGGCTACCTGTTCGCGGCCAGCAGCGTATTCAACATCGCATGGCTGACGTGCTTCCACTACAACCAGTTCGCACTCAGCATGGTAATGATGCTGCTCCTGCTGGGCACCTTGCTGGCGATCTACATCCGGCTTGGCATTGGCGTGTCCGAGGTGAGCCGCGTGACGAAGATTGCCATCCACGTTCCGTTCAGCATTTACATCGGCTGGATTACTGCCGCGACGATCGCCAACGCCGGTTACCTGCTGGTCGATGCGGGTTGGGATGGGTTCGGCATTTCATCCGAGGTATGGGCCGTTATCATGCTCACGGTCACGGGAATCGTCGCCGCCGGCATGGTGTGGCTGCGGCGCGACATCGCTTATGGATTGGTGATTGTTTGGGCGGTTAGTGCGATTGCGGTCCGTCACGGCGCCATCTCGAGCGTCGCGGTGGCTGCCGTGGCCGTCGCCGGGCTTACCGCCGTGCTGGTCGTCCTAGTCGCGCTGCGGATGTTCGGTGGCGGCTCGTCACCCGCCGTAGCAGGTTCCGCGCGCGCATAA
- a CDS encoding lycopene cyclase domain-containing protein — MRYFGFLARFVILPLAVLRALLWWDRRRGRSMPEELTNWPEDKVLLAHAAVAVAYTTIWDNYLVASKIWGYDRKLVTGIRLGWVPIEEYSFFVLQPLLTGSLLQTMARRIEADPPTGNTMPVERAAVTAGIGVVWVLSLLGLLKGGPRLRYLTLITSWALPPIMLQTAFGGDILWRHRKMIASALIPASLYLGAADSHAIEAGTWNISPKKTLGLNVIPHLPVEEFLFFCLTNTLLAFGVTLVLSKESEQRLPEFLKVRYERFKARYISRNH; from the coding sequence ATGCGTTATTTTGGGTTTCTGGCTCGATTTGTCATCCTGCCGTTGGCCGTCCTGCGCGCCTTGCTTTGGTGGGACCGCAGGCGTGGCCGGTCCATGCCCGAAGAACTGACAAACTGGCCGGAAGACAAGGTGCTGCTCGCACATGCGGCGGTTGCAGTAGCGTACACGACGATCTGGGACAACTATCTGGTTGCGTCAAAGATCTGGGGCTACGACCGCAAGCTCGTAACAGGCATTCGATTGGGGTGGGTGCCGATTGAGGAGTACTCGTTTTTCGTTCTGCAACCGCTGCTGACTGGTTCGCTGCTGCAGACTATGGCACGCCGCATCGAAGCGGACCCGCCGACCGGGAACACGATGCCGGTGGAGCGCGCAGCGGTGACCGCCGGGATCGGCGTCGTTTGGGTACTGTCGCTGCTCGGACTGTTAAAGGGCGGCCCGCGCCTGCGCTACTTGACGCTGATCACAAGCTGGGCGCTTCCGCCGATCATGCTCCAAACGGCTTTTGGCGGCGACATCTTGTGGCGCCATCGCAAGATGATTGCCAGCGCGCTGATCCCTGCATCGCTGTATCTCGGTGCCGCCGACAGCCACGCGATCGAAGCGGGAACGTGGAACATCAGCCCCAAGAAGACGCTGGGTCTGAATGTCATCCCGCACCTGCCGGTCGAAGAGTTTCTGTTCTTCTGCCTCACCAACACCCTCCTCGCATTTGGCGTGACGCTGGTCCTCTCGAAGGAGAGTGAACAGCGCCTGCCGGAATTTCTTAAGGTGCGTTATGAACGATTCAAGGCGCGATACATATCGCGAAACCACTAG
- a CDS encoding squalene/phytoene synthase family protein — translation MTTYLPNSWEYQLLAWAEQAQQSRRDTVTGESAPGLSSAYAYCAAVTRQHSRTFYLASSMLPADKRRAARALYAFCRVTDNIVDHPQGDPAANLEVWRARLNASNAYPNPVIVAWTDAKTRFGIPSGYSDQLIDGVKRDLTQKRYQTFSDVAEYSYGVASTVGLMAMHITGFSGDEAIPYAVRLGVALQITNILRDVAEDWKAGRVYLPQDELADFGLSDADIGAGRVTDRWRRFMRFQIQRNRALYNDSWRGIALLDPDGRLAITAAGKLYDAILSDIERHDYDVFSRRAHVRLTGKLSRLPTIWWMSRRAQQH, via the coding sequence ATGACGACATACTTGCCAAACTCCTGGGAATACCAACTGCTGGCTTGGGCAGAACAGGCCCAGCAGTCGCGCCGCGATACGGTGACGGGCGAGTCGGCCCCGGGGCTGTCGTCTGCGTATGCCTATTGTGCAGCTGTCACACGTCAGCACAGCCGCACGTTCTACCTCGCCAGCTCCATGCTTCCTGCCGATAAGCGGCGCGCCGCGCGGGCGTTGTATGCGTTCTGCCGTGTTACCGATAATATTGTCGATCATCCGCAGGGCGATCCAGCAGCAAACTTGGAGGTGTGGCGTGCGCGCCTGAATGCGTCGAACGCCTACCCGAATCCTGTTATCGTCGCGTGGACCGATGCGAAGACACGGTTCGGTATCCCGAGCGGCTACAGCGACCAGCTCATTGACGGGGTCAAGCGCGACCTGACTCAGAAGCGCTACCAGACTTTTTCGGATGTCGCGGAGTATTCTTACGGCGTTGCATCGACCGTGGGCCTGATGGCGATGCACATCACCGGGTTCAGCGGGGACGAGGCCATTCCGTATGCCGTTCGGCTCGGTGTTGCGCTGCAGATTACCAACATCCTGCGTGACGTGGCGGAGGACTGGAAAGCCGGTCGCGTGTACCTGCCGCAAGACGAACTTGCAGACTTCGGCCTTTCCGATGCCGACATCGGCGCGGGACGTGTTACAGACCGGTGGCGCCGCTTCATGCGTTTTCAGATTCAGCGCAACCGCGCCCTATACAACGACTCGTGGCGCGGAATCGCACTACTCGACCCGGACGGCAGGCTTGCGATCACCGCGGCAGGCAAACTGTACGACGCCATCCTCAGCGACATCGAGCGGCACGACTATGATGTCTTTAGCCGGCGGGCACACGTTCGCTTGACCGGCAAGCTCAGCCGTCTGCCGACGATCTGGTGGATGAGCCGGCGGGCACAGCAGCATTAG
- the glgX gene encoding glycogen debranching protein GlgX — protein sequence MLQRQPIDQQPTHTHEGFRLRAGKPYPFGATITPSGVNFAVFSRYATEAWLVLYHKGAHEPYVEIPFYPEFRVGHVFAMQVFDIDIEDLEYGYRMNGPHKPREGHRFDRNKVLLDPYAKLISGRDVFCEPPDPDNPFPHRAQILLDDYDWGDDQPPNIALEDLVIYEMHVRGFTRHPSSQVHYPPGTFAAVREKIPYLLELGVNCVELMPVFEFDEYEYDRVNPLTGERLINYWGYSSLGFFAPKAGYAGTGRYGMQADEFKTLIKALHQNGIEVILDVAFNHTGEGNHKGHTISFRGLDNKTYYMLGPNGEYLNFSGTGNTLNCNNPVVRDMVLNCLRYWAAEYHVDGFRFDLATILGRDTNGMPLANPPLLEALAHDPVLANCKLIAEAWDAGGLYQVGTFPAYGRWAEWNGKYRDTIRRFLKGDSGQVWEAAERIQGSPDMYGERGTRASINFVTCHDGFTLMDLYSYDRKRNVANGEDNFDGHNDNHSWNCGVEGPTNDIDILALRRQMVKNAVAVLFLSQGVPMISMGDEVGHTKHGNNNTYCHDNELNWLDWTLIEKNADLFEFFKHVIAFRKAHPILRRRQHFTHRDEVGSGYPDISWHTTKPWVTDWSQHNRTLAVLMCGKHGAQSGVRGAAQDDYVYMAMNVHWDDHRFEIPSLPDGMSWFRFCDTSAHSPHDVCVPGDETVLAQQRFVTVAGRSIVILVGKPTPKAPRSRRRTLS from the coding sequence ATGCTCCAGCGCCAACCTATTGATCAACAGCCGACGCATACGCACGAAGGTTTTCGTTTGCGCGCCGGTAAGCCGTATCCGTTTGGCGCGACAATTACCCCCAGCGGCGTGAACTTTGCCGTCTTCTCGCGGTATGCGACTGAGGCGTGGCTCGTCCTGTATCACAAGGGCGCACACGAGCCGTATGTTGAGATTCCGTTCTATCCGGAGTTTCGCGTCGGCCACGTGTTTGCGATGCAGGTGTTCGACATCGACATCGAGGATCTCGAATACGGCTACCGGATGAACGGTCCACACAAACCGCGTGAAGGCCACCGGTTCGATCGCAACAAGGTCCTGCTTGACCCCTACGCCAAACTAATCAGCGGTCGGGACGTGTTCTGCGAGCCGCCCGACCCCGACAATCCGTTCCCGCACCGCGCGCAGATCCTGCTGGACGACTACGATTGGGGAGACGATCAACCGCCGAACATCGCGCTTGAGGACCTCGTCATCTACGAAATGCACGTGCGCGGCTTCACGCGGCATCCCTCCAGTCAGGTGCATTACCCGCCGGGCACGTTCGCGGCCGTCCGCGAGAAGATTCCCTATCTCCTCGAACTCGGCGTCAACTGCGTTGAGCTGATGCCTGTCTTCGAGTTTGACGAATATGAGTACGACCGAGTCAATCCCCTGACCGGCGAGCGGTTGATTAACTATTGGGGCTACAGCTCGCTCGGGTTTTTCGCGCCGAAGGCGGGCTACGCCGGCACGGGCCGGTACGGGATGCAGGCTGACGAGTTCAAGACGCTCATCAAGGCGCTGCACCAGAACGGCATTGAAGTTATCTTGGATGTCGCTTTCAACCACACCGGAGAGGGCAACCACAAGGGCCATACGATCAGTTTTCGCGGGCTGGACAACAAAACGTACTACATGCTGGGGCCGAACGGCGAGTACCTGAATTTCAGCGGCACGGGCAACACGCTCAACTGCAACAATCCGGTCGTGCGTGACATGGTGCTCAACTGCCTGCGCTACTGGGCCGCGGAATATCATGTCGACGGGTTCCGCTTCGACCTTGCGACGATACTGGGCCGCGACACCAACGGCATGCCGCTGGCGAATCCGCCTTTGCTAGAGGCTCTCGCCCACGATCCGGTGCTGGCGAACTGCAAGCTGATTGCTGAAGCGTGGGACGCGGGCGGGTTGTATCAGGTTGGGACGTTCCCCGCGTACGGGCGTTGGGCGGAGTGGAACGGAAAATACCGCGACACGATTCGGCGGTTTCTAAAGGGCGACAGCGGGCAAGTGTGGGAAGCGGCAGAACGCATACAAGGTTCGCCGGATATGTATGGCGAGCGTGGTACGCGTGCTTCGATCAACTTCGTCACATGCCACGACGGGTTCACGTTGATGGACCTCTACAGCTACGATCGCAAGCGCAACGTCGCCAACGGCGAAGACAACTTCGACGGCCACAATGATAACCACAGCTGGAACTGCGGGGTCGAAGGCCCGACGAACGACATCGATATCCTCGCCTTGCGTCGACAGATGGTCAAGAACGCCGTCGCCGTCCTATTCCTTAGCCAAGGCGTACCGATGATTTCGATGGGCGACGAGGTCGGTCACACCAAACACGGCAACAACAATACCTACTGCCACGACAACGAACTGAACTGGCTCGATTGGACGTTGATTGAGAAGAACGCCGACCTGTTCGAGTTCTTCAAGCATGTCATCGCCTTCCGCAAGGCACACCCGATCCTGCGCCGTCGCCAGCACTTCACCCATCGCGACGAGGTCGGCAGCGGCTACCCGGACATTAGCTGGCACACGACAAAGCCATGGGTAACGGACTGGTCGCAGCATAACCGTACGTTGGCGGTGTTGATGTGCGGCAAGCACGGCGCGCAGTCTGGCGTACGCGGTGCCGCGCAGGATGACTACGTGTACATGGCGATGAACGTCCACTGGGACGATCACCGGTTCGAGATCCCGTCGCTCCCCGATGGTATGTCGTGGTTCCGGTTTTGTGACACGTCGGCCCACTCCCCACATGACGTCTGTGTACCCGGCGACGAAACGGTGCTTGCACAGCAGCGATTCGTGACGGTGGCCGGGCGCTCGATCGTGATTCTCGTCGGTAAACCAACGCCCAAGGCGCCGCGCTCACGCCGTCGCACATTGTCGTAA
- a CDS encoding PDZ domain-containing protein translates to MTRLNLSLVLVLLVTAMASAQSLPPAQVVNDEGGPVVITGSVAYTSPFFTSGVASPLVILEDQAGFVDRNEYFVFPPESQTLGQITSDFYTSPFTYSVALPIEPQGTLRDVDNDSEQEVGVMVFAVAYWNNVWGDPFLEERDLSGGGWSTAYASTRISEDPEKRMEIIGGKFLIFAPEPGQGFPSGFGADGLLFTDDDPIVEVPQGYSVVDMDSEPFVFDRSQEQVIDLIEPEGAALVDYSGLSYTDAFDAMVEKLRNEYAFTEYKGLDWDAVVKKYRPRFEEADQRGDRQLYLDMLSEIIWGFPDGHVSVRPFSLFVDRVRTAVEGGVGIAIRETDDRESYVVFVTPSSPAAQEGIRRGARILAVDGRPIEDVIARTNPISETFSTEHNRRLAQARYALRFPLSTGSVEITYQNAGSSPVTATLQVVNEFDSFFYSPEPAFTGYELPLDFRVLDSGLAYAKIYSFNDNDLLTIQLWERMIRTVIDQGAPGLIIDMRQNGGGNGFIADQMAAYFFDEPLVVGSRGYYNKEAGEFIFDPRSVQRMYLPADDLRYFGPVVVLIGPDCASACERFAYDLSLEDRADVVGHYPTAGLGGSVDDFVMPEGVIVRYTAGRSLDADGNIHIESLGVPPTVRVPVTVDTLLSDGDPILEEAERILLQF, encoded by the coding sequence ATGACTCGATTGAATCTCTCTCTTGTCCTTGTCTTGCTCGTCACCGCGATGGCCTCGGCGCAATCCCTGCCGCCAGCCCAAGTCGTCAACGACGAAGGCGGGCCGGTCGTCATCACAGGCTCGGTGGCCTATACGAGTCCGTTCTTCACGTCCGGCGTTGCCTCTCCACTCGTGATCCTCGAAGACCAAGCCGGATTTGTGGATCGCAATGAGTACTTTGTCTTTCCGCCAGAATCGCAAACGCTGGGTCAGATCACGTCCGACTTCTATACATCGCCGTTTACGTACAGCGTCGCCCTGCCCATCGAGCCACAGGGGACCCTGCGGGACGTTGACAACGACAGCGAGCAAGAAGTCGGTGTCATGGTGTTCGCGGTGGCCTACTGGAACAACGTGTGGGGCGATCCGTTCTTAGAGGAACGCGACTTGTCCGGCGGTGGCTGGTCGACGGCCTATGCCTCAACACGCATCAGCGAAGACCCCGAGAAGCGGATGGAAATCATCGGCGGCAAGTTTCTGATCTTTGCGCCCGAACCCGGCCAGGGCTTCCCGAGCGGATTCGGCGCTGATGGACTACTGTTCACTGATGACGACCCGATTGTCGAGGTGCCGCAGGGGTATTCGGTCGTTGACATGGACAGCGAGCCGTTCGTCTTTGACCGTTCTCAAGAGCAGGTCATCGATTTGATCGAGCCTGAAGGCGCGGCGCTGGTCGACTACAGCGGATTGAGCTATACGGATGCGTTCGATGCGATGGTCGAAAAGCTGCGCAACGAGTACGCGTTCACCGAGTACAAAGGGCTGGATTGGGACGCGGTGGTCAAGAAGTATCGCCCGCGCTTCGAGGAGGCCGACCAACGCGGCGACCGCCAGCTTTATCTCGACATGCTCTCCGAGATTATCTGGGGCTTCCCGGATGGACACGTCAGCGTGCGGCCCTTCAGCCTGTTTGTCGATCGCGTCCGTACAGCCGTCGAAGGCGGCGTGGGGATTGCCATTCGCGAAACCGACGACCGCGAGTCCTACGTCGTCTTTGTGACGCCGAGCAGCCCCGCCGCGCAGGAGGGAATCCGCCGCGGTGCGCGCATACTGGCCGTCGATGGCCGACCGATCGAGGACGTCATCGCGCGGACCAATCCAATCAGCGAGACGTTTAGCACCGAACACAACCGGCGACTCGCGCAGGCGCGCTACGCGTTGCGGTTCCCGCTCTCCACCGGCAGCGTGGAGATCACATACCAGAACGCCGGATCATCGCCCGTCACCGCGACACTTCAGGTGGTCAACGAGTTCGACAGCTTCTTCTACAGCCCCGAACCGGCGTTTACCGGTTACGAACTCCCACTGGACTTCCGTGTATTGGACAGCGGCTTGGCCTACGCGAAGATCTACTCGTTCAATGACAACGACCTTCTCACGATTCAGCTGTGGGAGCGGATGATCCGTACGGTGATCGATCAGGGCGCGCCCGGCCTGATCATCGACATGCGCCAGAACGGGGGCGGCAACGGGTTCATCGCCGATCAGATGGCCGCTTACTTCTTCGACGAACCGCTGGTGGTCGGGTCGCGGGGGTACTACAACAAAGAGGCGGGGGAGTTCATCTTCGACCCGCGCTCGGTACAGCGGATGTACCTGCCGGCCGATGACCTTCGCTACTTCGGACCGGTCGTCGTTCTGATCGGGCCCGATTGCGCCAGCGCATGCGAACGATTCGCCTATGACCTCTCGCTCGAGGACCGTGCCGATGTTGTCGGACATTATCCGACCGCTGGCCTTGGCGGCAGTGTGGACGACTTCGTGATGCCCGAGGGCGTCATCGTGCGCTATACGGCGGGACGCTCGCTCGACGCCGACGGCAACATTCATATCGAGAGCCTCGGTGTGCCGCCCACGGTTCGCGTGCCGGTCACGGTCGACACGCTGTTGTCGGACGGCGATCCGATCCTTGAAGAGGCCGAACGCATCCTGCTGCAGTTTTAG
- the pyk gene encoding pyruvate kinase — protein MTSPLFSGKKTKIVATIGPRSSDEETLRQMIRAGMNVARINFSHGTHDDHATRIERVRRIAAEEGTVVAVLSDIQGPKIRIGQIKGAGIPLKSGDKVVMALDEKADGTDNIIPLPHPEFITDVLAGMTLLLDDGNLEFKVDSTSTQQLNCTVVIGGNLTSRKGVMAREAKHRMRAITDKDRKDVEFALEQGTDFIAMSFVRSADDVQEMRWLMRHLGHEDVGLIAKIEKHEALDRMESILAGVDGVMVARGDLGLEIGAENVPYHQKRIISLCNKVNKPVITATQMLSSMEHSPRPTRAEASDVYNAIVDGTDAVMLSNETASGDYPVEAVRMMAHIARNAEAHLPAGRTQDDKHLEGVERIADAICESTFQVSEALKAKAIVTASLTGFTAQRVAGERPTTPIFCVTPRQSTYRRMALVWGVIPLLVDQFQTIEEMIRVVAVQAQAAGIAAQGDIVVIVAGVPFGLGGGTNLMKVHRIGESFPG, from the coding sequence GTGACCAGTCCGCTCTTCAGTGGAAAAAAGACCAAGATCGTGGCGACGATTGGCCCGAGGTCTTCAGACGAGGAGACTCTGCGACAAATGATCCGCGCCGGCATGAACGTCGCGCGCATTAACTTCAGCCACGGCACGCATGACGACCATGCCACGCGTATCGAACGAGTTCGCCGCATTGCGGCCGAAGAGGGCACGGTCGTTGCTGTCTTAAGCGACATACAAGGCCCCAAAATCCGCATCGGCCAGATCAAAGGTGCCGGCATACCTTTGAAATCGGGCGACAAGGTCGTGATGGCGCTAGATGAGAAGGCCGACGGCACTGACAACATCATTCCGCTTCCCCACCCCGAGTTTATCACAGATGTTCTCGCGGGGATGACGCTTCTGCTAGACGACGGCAATCTAGAGTTCAAGGTCGACTCGACCTCCACGCAGCAGCTCAACTGTACGGTCGTCATCGGCGGCAATCTGACGTCGCGCAAGGGGGTCATGGCGCGTGAAGCGAAACATCGCATGCGCGCAATTACCGACAAGGACCGTAAGGATGTCGAGTTCGCGCTCGAACAAGGCACAGACTTCATCGCGATGTCGTTCGTCCGCAGCGCCGACGACGTGCAGGAGATGCGATGGCTGATGCGTCATCTCGGCCACGAGGATGTCGGCCTCATTGCGAAGATCGAGAAGCACGAAGCCCTTGACCGCATGGAGTCGATCTTGGCGGGCGTGGACGGCGTCATGGTGGCGCGCGGCGACCTCGGCCTCGAGATCGGCGCCGAGAACGTGCCATACCATCAGAAGCGCATCATCTCGCTGTGCAATAAGGTGAACAAGCCCGTCATTACGGCCACGCAGATGCTCAGTTCGATGGAGCACAGCCCCCGCCCAACCCGCGCCGAGGCCAGCGATGTCTACAACGCCATCGTCGATGGCACAGACGCCGTGATGTTGAGCAACGAAACGGCATCCGGCGACTATCCCGTAGAAGCCGTGCGCATGATGGCGCATATTGCCCGTAACGCCGAGGCTCACCTGCCCGCCGGCCGCACGCAGGACGACAAGCATCTCGAAGGCGTCGAGCGCATCGCTGACGCCATCTGTGAATCGACGTTCCAAGTGTCAGAGGCGCTCAAAGCCAAGGCCATCGTCACGGCCTCGCTCACCGGCTTTACAGCGCAGCGCGTCGCCGGCGAACGCCCCACGACGCCGATCTTCTGCGTTACACCGCGCCAATCGACGTACCGCCGAATGGCGCTCGTGTGGGGCGTGATCCCGCTGCTGGTCGATCAGTTTCAGACGATCGAAGAGATGATCCGTGTTGTCGCAGTGCAAGCACAAGCTGCGGGAATAGCCGCGCAAGGTGATATCGTCGTCATCGTAGCTGGCGTGCCGTTCGGGCTCGGCGGCGGGACAAATCTGATGAAGGTTCACCGAATCGGGGAGTCGTTCCCGGGCTAG
- a CDS encoding STAS domain-containing protein produces MVWNVEQFNNVTVLSLKGALNGDSVTSIQDAVLSQIQEGKQVLLDLAAVPYLSSAALRFLLSLYRTIRDKNGTMALAGLTDDVSDVMSMTGFLDLFRTYSDRGTALALM; encoded by the coding sequence ATGGTTTGGAACGTCGAACAATTCAATAATGTCACCGTGCTCAGTTTGAAGGGCGCGTTGAACGGGGACAGCGTAACGTCAATTCAAGACGCCGTACTCAGTCAAATTCAAGAAGGGAAACAGGTTCTCCTCGACCTCGCGGCAGTCCCTTACTTGTCCAGCGCGGCGCTGCGCTTTCTACTCTCTCTGTACCGCACAATTCGCGACAAGAACGGCACGATGGCCTTGGCGGGCCTGACGGACGATGTTTCAGACGTCATGTCGATGACCGGCTTTCTCGACCTGTTTCGTACGTACAGCGACCGTGGAACTGCTCTAGCGCTGATGTAA
- a CDS encoding zinc ribbon domain-containing protein — protein MNQTTGGSDITTLIALYGIVALAALWLAMIVWTNRDMRARSRDPLAQVFVTAIVALLNIPGLLIYFLLRPRETLAEAYERSLEEEALLQEIEEKPTCPGCSQRVQAGWQVCPHCHTKLKKACHKCGNALELPWTICPYCAAQQVVTSTADAGTVRSTPVTDTGRAAMAEPRRRRRDLQAGRTEQTPSLEFVDGE, from the coding sequence ATGAACCAGACAACCGGTGGATCGGACATCACCACACTGATCGCGCTGTACGGGATTGTGGCGTTGGCCGCACTGTGGCTGGCGATGATTGTGTGGACCAACCGCGACATGCGCGCCCGCTCGCGTGATCCATTGGCGCAGGTGTTCGTCACCGCGATTGTCGCGCTGCTCAACATCCCCGGCCTGTTGATCTATTTCCTGCTGCGCCCGCGCGAGACGTTGGCCGAGGCCTACGAACGCTCGCTGGAGGAAGAGGCGCTCTTGCAGGAGATCGAAGAGAAGCCGACGTGTCCGGGTTGCAGTCAGCGTGTTCAGGCCGGTTGGCAAGTGTGCCCGCACTGCCACACCAAGCTCAAGAAGGCCTGCCACAAGTGCGGCAACGCGCTGGAACTGCCGTGGACGATCTGCCCGTACTGTGCGGCACAGCAGGTCGTAACGAGCACGGCGGACGCCGGGACGGTCCGATCGACTCCGGTCACGGATACGGGGCGAGCGGCGATGGCCGAGCCACGCCGGCGCCGGCGCGACCTTCAGGCGGGGCGCACAGAACAGACCCCGTCGCTGGAGTTTGTAGACGGCGAGTAA
- a CDS encoding SH3 domain-containing protein, whose protein sequence is MSDCVAVVRGIPHIPSVTEVNVRSGPGTNFEVAFTVPVGMDSLRILDVTPDAENKAKDGKIYQWFKLTFHGGAVGYIRDDLLDIVGDCSEQGYGVYSERTFVFTVTRAGAEAPLPVPTRPITGVFGLERVRRAAFAITHVFEGKGYPAYQNYDTGIVSYGRFQFTLSSGSLGTVIRRYLERSITPVADMLRNEYLPRILARDPALRDDQRMHDLLVAAADEDAMRIVQNEVATEAYWDRMLSISATPRGIQLPLSLALLFDIAINFGVMHGLITRAETELNVPLRSRVGDTGVSEQELMAKVAEIRKISHDRQADRDNLPGLKVRGDFWVNLVANDDWALNGDANGDILVKGRPVQVRNPAEF, encoded by the coding sequence ATGTCTGATTGTGTCGCTGTCGTGCGGGGCATCCCACATATCCCATCCGTCACCGAAGTCAACGTGCGTTCCGGTCCCGGCACCAATTTTGAGGTCGCGTTCACGGTGCCGGTCGGCATGGACAGCTTGCGAATCCTCGACGTCACGCCCGATGCCGAGAACAAAGCCAAGGACGGCAAGATCTATCAGTGGTTCAAGCTGACTTTCCACGGCGGCGCTGTTGGCTATATCCGCGACGATCTGCTTGACATCGTCGGGGACTGCAGTGAACAGGGCTATGGGGTCTACAGCGAGCGGACGTTCGTATTTACCGTTACCCGCGCCGGGGCAGAAGCGCCGCTGCCGGTCCCTACTCGTCCCATCACCGGCGTGTTTGGTCTGGAGCGTGTGCGCCGGGCCGCATTTGCCATTACGCATGTCTTCGAGGGTAAAGGCTACCCGGCCTACCAGAACTACGACACCGGAATCGTTAGCTACGGGCGTTTTCAGTTCACGCTCTCAAGCGGGAGCTTGGGGACAGTTATTCGCCGCTACTTGGAACGGTCGATTACGCCGGTTGCCGACATGCTGCGCAACGAGTACCTGCCGCGCATCCTCGCGCGCGATCCTGCACTGCGCGACGACCAGCGCATGCACGACCTGCTTGTCGCCGCAGCCGACGAGGACGCGATGCGCATCGTCCAAAACGAGGTCGCGACGGAGGCGTATTGGGATCGCATGTTGTCGATCAGCGCGACGCCGCGCGGGATTCAGCTTCCGTTGAGCCTCGCGCTGCTCTTCGATATCGCCATCAACTTCGGCGTAATGCACGGCTTGATCACGCGCGCGGAGACCGAACTTAACGTTCCGCTCCGAAGCAGAGTCGGCGACACCGGTGTATCCGAGCAGGAATTGATGGCTAAAGTGGCCGAAATCCGCAAGATCAGCCACGATCGTCAGGCCGACCGCGACAATCTACCGGGTCTGAAGGTGCGCGGCGATTTTTGGGTCAACCTTGTCGCCAACGACGATTGGGCGCTCAATGGCGACGCGAACGGCGACATCCTTGTGAAGGGCCGGCCCGTTCAAGTGCGGAACCCGGCTGAGTTCTAA